One window from the genome of Haemorhous mexicanus isolate bHaeMex1 chromosome 22, bHaeMex1.pri, whole genome shotgun sequence encodes:
- the MRPS23 gene encoding small ribosomal subunit protein mS23, giving the protein MAATAGSRTQKIGSVYSRARNLVRIGLLRKPLWLDVYAAFPPLREPVFRVPRPRYGSGDPIGAVLYREDTVRARFYKVYGNGPRPFDLTQLNFKSTCQRFVEKYNELKEEGKIEEEKLFEETGKALLASGILLQRRGVDKGAAARDAALQPQLQEKRKDGEEQPPELAGTQKENPCPS; this is encoded by the exons ATGGCCGCCACGGCCGGGAGCCGCACGCAGAAGATCGGGAGCGTGTACAGCCG GGCGCGGAACCTGGTGCGCATCGGGCTGCTGCGGAAGCCGCTGTGGCTGGACGTGTACGCCGCGTTCCCGCCGCTGCGGGAGCCCGTGTTCCGCGTGCCGCGGCCGCGCTACGGGAGCGGGGACCCCATCGGCGCCGTGCTCTACCGGGAGGACACCGTGCGGGC GAGGTTTTACAAAGTTTATGGCAATGGCCCCAGACCTTTCGACCTGACTCAGTTAAACTTCAAATCCACCTGCCAGAG GTTCGTTGAGAAATACAATGAACtgaaggaagaggggaaaattgAAGAGGAGAAATTGTttgaagaaacaggaaaagccCTTTTAGCCAGTGGGATCCTTTTACAGAGAAGAGGAGTAGACAAG ggtgctgcagccagggatgctgccttgcagccccagctgcaggagaagaggaaggacggggaggagcagccaccagagctggcagggacacagaaggagaatccctgtccctcctga
- the CUEDC1 gene encoding CUE domain-containing protein 1, which yields MTSLFRRSSSNGGSRGGSSAQELNNSRPARQVRRLEFNQAMEDFKTMFPSMDYDIIECVLRANNGAVDATIDQLLQMNLDGSGCDDSSDSEDSIPPEILERTLEPDSSDEEPPPVYSPPAYESQALGSRYPRAPPTPPPRTDVPSSTALYRNWNPPLLGNLPEDFLRILPQQTAPAGTQGSPGCQQPVPRGLGPRGSLEQERRWKQYLEDERIALFLQNEEFMKELQRNRDFLLALERDRLKYESKKSKSTGVAVSNDFGFSSVLSGEGAPSGASEAGGAVSDDALFRDKLKHMGKSTRKKLFELARAFSEKTKMRKSKRKHLLKHQVMGTAASTANLLDDVEGHAYDEEFQARRQQLREEEETPKEGQ from the exons ATGACGAGCCTTTTCCGCCGGAGCAGCAGCAACGGCGGCTCCCGCGGCGGCTCCTCCGCCCAGGAGCTCAACAACAGCCGCCCCGCCAGGCAGGTGCGGCGCCTGGAGTTCAACCAGGCCATGGAGGACTTCAAGACCATGTTCCCCAGCATGGACTACGACATCATCGAGTGCGTCTTGAGAGCCAACAACGGCGCCGTGGACGCCACCATCGACCAGCTCCTGCAGATGAACCTGGACGGCAGCGGCTGCGACGACAGCTCGGACTCGGAGGACAGCATCCCCCCCGAG ATCTTGGAGCGGACCCTGGAGCCGGACAGCTCGGACGAGGAGCCCCCTCCTGTGTACTCCCCTCCTGCCTACGAGAGCCAGGCCTTGGGCAGCCGCTACCCCCGTGCCCCGCCCACGCCCccgcccag GACGGACGTGCCCAGCAGCACCGCGCTCTACAGGAACTGGAACCCGCCGCTGCTGGGCAACCTCCCCGAGGACTTCCTGCGCATCCTGCCCCAGCAGACTGCCCCAGCTGGCACACAG ggctcccccGGCTGCCAGCAGCCCGTGCCCCGGGGGCTGGGGCCGCGgggctccctggagcaggagcgGCGCTGGAAGCAGTACCTGGAGGACGAGCGGATCGCGCTCTTCCTGCAGAACGAAGAGTTCATGAAGGAGCTCCAGAGGAACCGGGATTTCCTTCTCGCCCTGGAGAGAG ATCGATTGAAATATGAGTCCAAAAAATCCAAGTCGACTGGTGTTGCTGTCAGCAACGACTTTGGTTTCTCCTCCGTATTATCAG GTGAGGGAGCTCCCTCTGGAGCCAGCGAGGCCGGCGGGGCCGTGTCTGACGATGCCTTATTCCGAGACAAGCTCAAGCACATGGGGAAAT CCACGCGCAAGAAGCTGTTTGAACTCGCCAGAGCCTTCTCTGAGAAGACGAAGATGAggaaatcaaaaagaaaacacttgtTGAAGCACCAGGT GATGGGGACAGCGGCTTCCACAGCAAATCTTCTGGATGACGTGGAAGGACATGCATATG ATGAAGAGTTCCAAGCACGGCGGCAGCAGCtccgggaggaggaggagacgcCGAAGGAAGGGCAGTAA